One genomic region from Fictibacillus marinisediminis encodes:
- a CDS encoding DUF2188 domain-containing protein, with translation MNDYSVVPDQGENGWIVKIQDVAPTDTFPSRAEAIAKAEKLATEDKPSRVLVYDTQLKVEEEKMF, from the coding sequence ATGAATGATTACAGTGTAGTTCCTGATCAAGGTGAAAATGGCTGGATCGTTAAAATTCAAGATGTAGCACCGACCGATACTTTTCCCAGCCGTGCTGAAGCGATTGCAAAGGCTGAAAAGCTGGCAACGGAAGACAAACCAAGCCGTGTGCTTGTGTATGATACCCAGCTGAAAGTGGAAGAAGAAAAGATGTTTTAA
- a CDS encoding class I SAM-dependent methyltransferase — MSIRKNISEQFEKPEGLLGKLAGKIMSNENKELNEWTISALQPGTHDRLLEVGFGPGVGIEYVCINYPSCHIVGYDVSKVMKEQAESRNEAFIKEGRVELFEGPITFADEDAPKFDGVYTVNSILIWKDPIGDLKKIKRLMKEKARIAVTLQPHEKGADDDTTKEIGTIISLYLKEAGFSQISDSIKNKKPVDAVTVTAIKET, encoded by the coding sequence ATGAGCATTAGGAAAAACATCTCCGAACAGTTTGAAAAACCCGAGGGTCTGCTCGGAAAACTGGCTGGAAAAATCATGTCCAACGAAAACAAGGAATTGAATGAATGGACGATTTCAGCTTTACAGCCCGGAACACATGACCGTCTTCTTGAAGTCGGTTTTGGTCCTGGTGTAGGCATTGAATATGTCTGCATCAATTACCCCTCCTGTCACATTGTAGGCTATGATGTTTCAAAAGTGATGAAGGAACAGGCGGAATCAAGAAACGAAGCGTTTATAAAAGAAGGGCGTGTGGAGCTTTTTGAGGGCCCGATCACTTTTGCCGATGAAGACGCCCCGAAATTTGATGGCGTGTATACCGTCAATTCCATCCTGATCTGGAAAGATCCGATTGGAGATCTTAAAAAGATTAAACGTCTGATGAAAGAAAAGGCTCGTATTGCGGTTACCCTTCAGCCCCACGAAAAGGGAGCAGATGATGATACCACAAAAGAAATTGGAACCATTATCTCGCTTTATTTAAAAGAAGCCGGCTTCTCTCAGATTTCCGATAGCATTAAGAACAAGAAGCCTGTAGATGCAGTGACCGTAACTGCCATCAAGGAAACGTAA
- a CDS encoding SdpI family protein: protein MKKHVFPVLLILAAAALWLVFYSKLPAELPIHWNAKGEINGYSSKLGAMLTNLGIMILMYLLLQFLPKIDPKKENYKSFSRSYSMINFSLFIFFFLINLMVILIGLGYELPMNSLMPLILGGLFIVLGNYMQQVKPNYFVGIKTPWTLADENVWRQTHRFSSKVFVAAGIIVLLSLFAPSNWRDYIILPALLGAAILSVGSSYYFFKKNTGFTNKM from the coding sequence ATGAAAAAACATGTATTTCCTGTGTTGCTCATTCTTGCGGCGGCGGCTCTTTGGCTTGTGTTTTACTCCAAGCTGCCGGCTGAACTGCCTATCCACTGGAATGCGAAAGGCGAAATCAACGGGTATTCTTCCAAACTGGGGGCCATGCTCACAAATCTTGGTATTATGATTCTTATGTATCTCCTGCTCCAATTCTTGCCGAAAATCGATCCCAAAAAAGAAAATTATAAAAGTTTCTCGCGCAGCTATTCCATGATTAACTTTTCCCTGTTCATCTTTTTTTTCCTGATCAATCTTATGGTTATTCTGATCGGACTTGGCTACGAACTTCCGATGAACTCGTTAATGCCCCTCATTCTTGGAGGACTGTTTATCGTTCTAGGAAACTATATGCAGCAGGTAAAACCGAACTATTTTGTTGGAATCAAGACTCCGTGGACGCTGGCTGATGAGAACGTCTGGCGGCAAACCCACCGTTTCAGCTCCAAAGTTTTTGTTGCAGCAGGTATAATTGTTCTGCTTTCTTTATTTGCACCGTCCAACTGGAGAGATTATATTATTCTTCCTGCCCTCCTTGGTGCAGCCATACTATCCGTGGGGTCATCCTACTATTTTTTTAAGAAGAATACAGGGTTTACGAATAAAATGTAA
- a CDS encoding autorepressor SdpR family transcription factor encodes MNEVFKALSDPTRRKILDLLKNQDLSAGEIADHFQMTKPTISHHLNTLKKTGLIQDVKQGQFVIYSLNTTVFHDVMNWFMGVMQADYKDKGENEK; translated from the coding sequence TTGAATGAAGTATTTAAGGCATTATCCGACCCCACCCGCCGTAAAATTCTTGATTTGCTAAAGAATCAGGATCTAAGCGCAGGCGAAATTGCGGATCATTTTCAAATGACCAAACCTACCATCTCCCATCACTTAAACACCTTAAAGAAAACCGGACTCATACAAGATGTGAAACAAGGCCAGTTCGTCATCTACTCTCTCAATACAACCGTTTTTCACGATGTCATGAACTGGTTCATGGGTGTCATGCAAGCCGATTATAAGGACAAAGGAGAGAACGAAAAATGA
- a CDS encoding FMN-binding glutamate synthase family protein has translation MTAIFDLVIGLIVLIGLILVIPIVFFIFLYFKDDRQKQHSILRNFPVLGKVRYFTEKIGPELRQYLFLNDNEGKPFSRKEFEDVVKAGKYKERLIGFGSLRDFTAEGFYIRNTLFPKLREEMKVDNASKIKTKVYKLDGDNLFARKEHSEDRLINPVYLQDEDAVILGEHTCRQPFKLKGLIGQSGMSFGALGENAITALSKGLGLAGGTWMNTGEGGLSQYHLAGKPDIILQIGPDLFGVRKKNGEFSWEEFKKKSEMEEIKAFELKLAQGAKTRGGHIEGEKVTEEIAKIRLVEPGKTINSPNRFKEFDNVSSLFHFVEEMRNVSGKPIGIKIVVGDLDALENLVSCMKESGKGPDFITIDGGEGGTGATFQELADTVGLPIQSALPVVDEMLKEYGIRDRVKLIASGKLITPDKIAIALAMGADLVNIARGFMISVGCIMAQVCHTNNCPVGVATTNKKLQDGLSVEEKHYRVCNYLVSLREGLYNLAAAAGIDSPTKFERKHVVHKDELGRIFPLEEILHSAKKTQQQT, from the coding sequence ATGACAGCCATTTTTGATCTAGTTATTGGATTAATCGTACTCATCGGTTTGATTCTCGTAATTCCCATCGTCTTTTTCATCTTTTTATACTTCAAAGACGACCGCCAAAAACAGCACTCGATCCTAAGAAACTTCCCTGTACTCGGAAAGGTGAGATATTTTACCGAGAAAATCGGTCCCGAGCTACGGCAGTATTTGTTTCTTAACGATAATGAAGGCAAACCCTTCTCCCGAAAAGAATTCGAGGATGTTGTAAAGGCAGGAAAATATAAAGAAAGATTAATAGGATTCGGTTCACTCAGGGATTTTACTGCTGAAGGGTTTTATATCCGCAACACCTTATTCCCCAAATTGCGTGAAGAAATGAAAGTGGACAATGCCAGCAAGATAAAAACCAAGGTGTATAAATTGGACGGAGATAATCTCTTTGCCCGCAAGGAACATAGCGAGGATCGACTGATTAATCCCGTATACCTGCAAGACGAAGACGCCGTCATCCTCGGTGAACATACTTGCCGCCAGCCTTTCAAACTCAAAGGTCTCATCGGACAATCCGGCATGAGTTTTGGCGCATTGGGAGAAAATGCGATAACCGCATTATCCAAAGGGCTCGGCCTTGCCGGAGGCACCTGGATGAATACAGGAGAAGGCGGACTCTCTCAATATCATCTGGCCGGCAAGCCGGATATCATCCTGCAGATCGGTCCTGACTTGTTTGGTGTAAGAAAAAAGAACGGAGAGTTTTCATGGGAAGAGTTTAAGAAAAAAAGTGAAATGGAAGAAATTAAGGCATTTGAACTGAAGCTCGCACAAGGTGCAAAAACACGCGGAGGCCACATTGAAGGTGAAAAAGTAACAGAAGAGATTGCTAAAATCCGGCTCGTGGAACCTGGCAAAACGATCAACAGCCCTAACCGGTTCAAAGAATTTGATAATGTCTCTTCTCTTTTTCACTTTGTGGAAGAGATGAGAAACGTGTCCGGAAAACCCATCGGCATCAAAATTGTTGTCGGGGATTTGGATGCGCTGGAGAATTTGGTTTCCTGCATGAAAGAAAGCGGAAAAGGCCCTGATTTTATTACCATTGACGGCGGAGAAGGCGGAACAGGTGCAACGTTCCAGGAGTTAGCCGATACTGTCGGGCTGCCCATACAATCTGCACTTCCGGTTGTTGATGAAATGCTGAAAGAATATGGCATCCGGGACAGGGTGAAGCTCATTGCTTCAGGAAAACTGATTACTCCTGACAAAATTGCCATCGCTCTTGCAATGGGAGCTGACCTCGTCAACATTGCACGTGGATTTATGATCAGTGTAGGATGCATCATGGCGCAGGTCTGCCACACGAACAACTGTCCTGTGGGGGTAGCGACTACGAATAAAAAACTGCAGGACGGCTTAAGTGTCGAGGAAAAACACTATAGAGTCTGCAACTATTTAGTTTCACTTCGGGAAGGCCTTTACAATCTGGCTGCTGCTGCAGGCATTGATTCCCCCACCAAATTTGAACGGAAACATGTTGTTCATAAAGATGAACTCGGCAGGATTTTCCCACTCGAGGAAATTCTTCATTCTGCCAAGAAAACACAGCAGCAAACCTGA
- a CDS encoding GldG family protein: MQRKYGRLGYAALTLFTALTVSLPSSFQPVSAESAVDPAPEIKSTVVNANNGKKILFDNTHGQTAGTADWVIDGGFSDFGKGLANNGFDVKELRKSTPITASDLSSYSVFVIPEANIPYKASEQAAILQYVQNGGSVFFIADHYNADRNKNRWDSSEVFNGYRRGAWTNPAKGMSTEEANSAAMQSVTSSDWLSANFGVRFRYNAIGDVTANDIVAPSQAFGITQGVSTVAMHAGSTVAIMDPNKAKGIVYLPKTTTKWSSAVDQGVYNGGGRAEGPFAAVSKVGAGKAAFIGDSSPVEDATPKYKREDTGSAKTTYDGYKEQNDATLLVNVVNWLAKQEGYTALNQVSGLQLDQATTLLASETPGQSTEPQPEPWSAPAAGYKWYDATTFASGSYGYGGGTTQPPATSGYSFDHQAVLPTSGIFQIRVKVNGLTANTTYSTFNLGVYNGSGTQIAKVQNTDGSWPSAYGYSSNFSITTDASGNGQKVMNVQLNSSSTGNANLRLRQSSTNVYTEAVTVGNVAVEPLP, from the coding sequence ATGCAAAGAAAGTATGGACGTTTAGGGTATGCGGCTTTAACGCTTTTTACAGCTTTAACAGTTTCATTGCCTTCTTCATTTCAGCCCGTATCAGCAGAGAGTGCTGTTGATCCAGCACCAGAAATCAAGTCAACCGTTGTAAATGCCAACAATGGGAAGAAAATTCTGTTTGATAACACGCATGGCCAAACAGCAGGAACAGCTGATTGGGTCATTGATGGAGGTTTCTCGGATTTCGGAAAAGGATTGGCGAATAACGGCTTTGATGTAAAAGAACTGCGGAAATCAACACCGATTACGGCTAGTGATTTGAGCAGCTACAGTGTTTTTGTTATCCCGGAAGCCAACATTCCTTATAAAGCTTCCGAGCAAGCGGCCATTCTTCAATATGTTCAAAACGGCGGAAGTGTTTTCTTTATCGCTGATCATTATAATGCAGACCGCAACAAAAACCGCTGGGATTCATCAGAGGTTTTCAATGGGTATCGAAGAGGGGCATGGACAAACCCAGCGAAGGGAATGAGTACAGAGGAAGCCAATTCTGCAGCGATGCAGAGTGTAACGAGCTCTGATTGGCTGTCCGCAAACTTCGGTGTCCGCTTTCGTTATAATGCGATCGGGGACGTAACAGCGAATGATATCGTCGCTCCATCTCAAGCGTTTGGCATTACACAAGGTGTTTCCACCGTAGCCATGCACGCGGGGTCTACTGTAGCGATCATGGATCCGAATAAAGCAAAAGGAATTGTTTATCTTCCTAAAACAACAACAAAATGGTCAAGCGCCGTCGATCAAGGTGTATATAACGGAGGGGGACGAGCAGAAGGGCCATTTGCTGCCGTTTCAAAAGTGGGGGCTGGAAAAGCTGCCTTTATCGGAGATTCTTCTCCTGTCGAAGATGCGACACCGAAATATAAACGAGAAGATACAGGGTCTGCTAAAACGACGTATGATGGATACAAAGAACAAAATGATGCCACGCTGCTTGTAAATGTGGTGAACTGGCTGGCTAAGCAAGAAGGATATACCGCTTTAAACCAGGTGTCAGGGCTACAGCTCGATCAAGCTACGACATTGCTTGCTTCAGAAACACCAGGCCAGTCAACTGAACCTCAACCTGAGCCATGGTCAGCTCCTGCTGCAGGATACAAATGGTATGATGCGACCACTTTTGCTTCAGGCTCATATGGTTATGGTGGGGGAACAACGCAGCCTCCTGCAACGAGCGGTTATTCTTTTGATCATCAGGCAGTTTTACCGACAAGCGGTATTTTCCAAATAAGGGTAAAAGTGAACGGGCTCACAGCCAATACAACCTACAGTACTTTTAACTTAGGAGTTTACAATGGATCAGGCACACAGATTGCCAAGGTCCAAAATACGGATGGAAGCTGGCCTTCTGCCTATGGATACAGCAGCAACTTTTCCATTACGACGGATGCATCCGGTAACGGACAGAAGGTAATGAATGTTCAATTAAACTCAAGTTCAACAGGAAATGCAAATTTGCGTTTGCGCCAAAGCAGTACCAATGTCTATACTGAGGCTGTAACGGTAGGAAATGTAGCCGTTGAGCCGCTTCCTTAA
- a CDS encoding NUDIX domain-containing protein: MNDQKPFFGRKEIGKQYTRRKGVYAIIFDEQRKMLAVMKTPRGYFLAGGGMEGEESLEECLQREALEELGHDILIKQYIGNAEK, from the coding sequence ATGAATGATCAAAAACCATTTTTCGGCAGGAAAGAAATTGGGAAGCAATACACACGGAGAAAAGGCGTCTATGCCATTATCTTTGATGAACAGAGGAAAATGCTTGCCGTGATGAAAACGCCGAGAGGCTATTTTCTTGCAGGCGGCGGAATGGAAGGAGAAGAGTCGTTGGAAGAATGCTTGCAGCGTGAAGCTCTTGAAGAGTTGGGGCATGATATTCTCATCAAGCAGTACATAGGAAATGCAGAAAAATAG
- a CDS encoding iron chaperone gives MEVFAKYLAGIDNPDHRNRTEEILAWVANKFPNLEPQIKWNTPMFSDHGTFIIGFSTAKHHLSVSPEEVGMTHFADDIAQAGYSATKGLFRIPWNEPVNYELLEKMIEFNIQDKAEYTNFWRK, from the coding sequence ATGGAAGTTTTTGCGAAATATTTAGCAGGTATCGACAACCCCGACCACCGCAACCGAACAGAGGAAATTTTGGCGTGGGTTGCTAATAAATTCCCAAATTTAGAACCGCAAATCAAGTGGAATACGCCAATGTTTTCCGATCACGGCACATTTATCATCGGCTTTTCCACAGCGAAGCATCATTTGAGCGTTTCACCCGAAGAAGTAGGCATGACGCACTTTGCCGATGACATTGCACAAGCTGGCTACAGCGCTACCAAAGGCTTGTTTCGAATTCCGTGGAATGAGCCGGTAAATTACGAATTGCTTGAGAAAATGATTGAATTTAATATTCAGGATAAAGCAGAATATACGAATTTTTGGCGGAAATAA